The window CATGGGATTTGGTCTAACGATCAACACTGAgaatttgttcaataaACTATCCAAAGTGGGTGTAAAGTCAATGCGCTTGAGCGATACAGGTCCCAAGTTACACGTTGCTGGAACAAATCACCTTGAATCTGCCATACGATGCAGATCAGATAGAGAAATTATGTCCGTAATGACTGAAAACCTCAACAAATATGACCTGTTTGTTTGTCGGTTAAGAGGACTAGAGTTTGGCAGAGGATATGCCACTCCATCAGCGTTACGTCCTTGCGAAGTATCAACCCCAGAAGATgctcttgaatttttttctgCCTCGTTGCAAGAAGTCTATGCGAAATGTTGTTCAGGAACTATGATAATGGTTATGTCTGGATCTGGTGACACTAGGCAGTGGAGCGGGATAATGAAAGAACTCAATGACCTGGATAAGGAAGTTAGAGCTGAAGAAAGGcaaaaacttcaaaaggaaattgaagatgcGGTTGAAGTCGCTAGAGATGGTGTAGGTTTTATTATTCTCAAACGGAATGGGCCACTTGAGTAGAAATTATAGATTCTCAACAACATAATTTTACATAGATATGGAGGCTTTACTCCATGTTCACATCGCCTTCAACATCTGCAGCCTGAGGcttttcatcctcattaTTTGCATTCATTACGTGCTCGGCTTGCACCTTTGGCTCCTCCTTGGTGTCTGCAGAGGCAGTTGAATCTGGTTGTGCCGCATTAGCGTTAGCTGCGGAGCTCGATAAAGTGATCATAGATTCGGAATTTCCAACGGCACCCCTGATATCTTCCTCAGTCATACTGTCACCAACAGCCCCCGTATTAATTGTATGACCGTTTTTTGCTTTGGTTGAGCTGCTGTTGGCATTTGTAGTGTATTTTGAAAGGTCGAAGAGGTCCGATTTCTCTATATCTGGCCAACCACCAAAAACTGGCATATCGGAGCGCAGCCAAGTCTTGAACCTCAGTGAATGCTTACCATCCTCGTTGCCACGACTAGAGTCTGCATTCGCGTGTGTATGACTCCCACTGCTTGTCTCGGGAGAAGTTGTAGCATACCAGTCGTATTTCCAATGGCACTTTTTTTCTGCAACTCCAAAGTAGCTTGTACTATTGGCTCTATCTATCAGAGAATTCATCTTATACAGCCAATCAAACCTATGAGAGCCTTAAATtctcaagttcttcaagcttGAAGCTTTAAAGGTGTCTGTTCTAAGCGTCGCTTTCAACGTTGGGCGTCaaagttcatcaagttGACCTTTAAACCAACTATCAACAAGTTCGTATCATTTTAAGCGGTTTACGGGAGCGTTTTAACAGCCTATCGGAGGCTGATAGAGATACCAAGAGGATTGGGAGTTGTTAAATGAGTGCTACTCAGAAAGGGAAGAAGCAGAAAGGTGAGGATCTATcaaatgaagatgatgccTATGGCGCtatctttgaaggtgaGTTTGGGACTTTAGAGATTGGAAACTACATTGGCCAGGGTGAAGAAACAGAGACGAAACATTTGCCCGATGCGATAGACtttgaggatgaggatgagtTAGCCGATGAAGAGCTACCTGACGAAGAAATATCTAGACCAGGTCGTTCGATTACTACAGGATTGGAGGATGGAGGTCTTGCCATGAGTGGGAATACTGGTCACGACCATGTGAACGATTTTATGGGCCGCGATATGCCTGGAGCGGATTACGATGGAGGTAATAATGCCCTATTTATGGGGATGGAAAGTGGTCAGGGCGTATATATGGAACGAAACCACTCATTCGGAGCCTATAACGCCGCAGAAAcgcaacaacaacaacaacagcaagAGAAATTACAAATAGAACAGCAGAAATTACGACAGCAGCAGCggcttttgaaagaggcAGAGAGGAAGGCAAAGGAGGACAAATCTTTGTTGCGGAGCTACTTCCCAGATTTTAAGAAAGGGAAAGTCCTGAAGTGGAATAGACTGTTGTATAGGAGAGCTGGAAAATATGCCTGGGCTTTTGAAAATAGTACAACTAGGAAGAATCTCGATCCACTGATACCGTTGGACTTAAATCTGCGCGTCCAGCCAGATCAAAAAAGATTGTTTAACACTAAGGACAACGTATGGAAATCCTCATCATCTCTGGTGCCCTCAAATTCTAACCGGCGACAACGTCGTGGTATCGTTACGGTTACGCTGGATGAGATTTATCCAGAAGTGCATCACGAAGAGAAAAAAGATCATCATACGCATGAAATATCTGAAGAATTATTGATCGCTACTGATGATTGGGACCAAGAGCGTATAATCAATGAAGGAGCAGTATCAACCAAAAATCAGGCTAACCTTACGCAATATCCATTGAAGGAGGACGACCAAGATTGGGATTGGGATGAGGATGATCTTGTGGATGCCAAATTGAACGACAATCGGGCTAGGTTGGATATGAATGATGAACAGCTGTTGCTCATAAAGGAAACTACAACAAGGAAGAGCGAGAGTGCCAAAGCCAATCTTTTGCCCTTGAATGAAAAGGGTCTGGTACAAAAGTTCAATATTTCAAACGATGTCGAATATAATGTGCTTAGACGCAATCATCAAACGAAGGTACGTGCGACTATTTCCAATCTCAATATCGATCATTCACAGCCAGCTATTCGTCTTCAGTCTCCTTACTATAAGGTCAATATGCCCAAGAGAGATTTAAGGCACTTCCACAGACCAAATTTCGGTAAGAGCATAAGACCTGGAACAAATATTGTGTTCAGCAAGCTGAAAGTACGGAAGAGGAAACGTGATAAGGGAAAGGAGGTCAAGGAGTCGTTTTCTTCTACACAGGATCTGACAGTTGGAGATACAGCACCGGTTTTCCTCTTAGAGTATACTGAACAGACACCGATAGTATTGTCAAAATTCGGTATGGCCAATAAGCTAATCAACTATTATAGAAAGATGAACGAGCAAGATGCGTCGCGTCCTAAATTGCCAGTGGGTGAAACTCACGTCCTAGGTGTGCAGGATAAATCACCATTTTGGAACTTTGGTTTTGTCGAACCCGGTCACATAGTACCGACACTGTACAACAATATGGTTCGTGCCCCAGTTTTCAAGCATGATGTTTCTGGCACTGATTTTCTACTGGTTAGAAGCTCAGGAAATGGGGTTAGTAACCGGTTTTACCTGAGACCTATCAATCATTTATTTGCTGTAGGTCAAACTTTCCCAGTGGAAGAAGTCCCAGGTCCGAACTCGAGAAAAGTTACTTCAATGAGGACGACAAGATTGCGAATGGTTGTTTACCGTATACTGAACAGAACTCCTTCACAGGCCATATCAATCGAGCCCATAGCAAGACATTTCCCCGATCAAGATTATGGACAGAACAGACAAAAAATAAAGGAATTCATGAAATATCAACGAGAAGGTTCTGACAAAGGGTTGTGGAAGCTAAAAGATGGAGAACCGCTACTTGATAACGAAAATGCCAAAAAGCTAATATCGCCAGAACAAGTATCAGAAGTTGAGTCAATGAATCAAGGTTTGCAATTCCAAGAAGACAGCgagtttttcaactttgatgagaaacTTTTAAAATTAGAAGAGAACTTGCTTCCCTGGAATGCAACCAAGAATTTCGTTAATGCAACCCAAATGCGTGCAATGATACAAATACACGGCGCTGGTGATCCTACTGGTTGTGGTGAAGGGTTTTCATTTTTGAAGACATCGATGAAAGGTGGTTTTCTCAAATCTGGGAATGAAAATGCTAAGGATAAAAGCTCCGGTGGTCATAGTTACAACGTTGCAGAACAACAAAGGGCATATGAGGAGGAGATAAGCAAGACATGGTATACACACGCAAAGAGTTTAAGTATTACAAATCcctttgaagaaattgaagatcctGATGAAATTAACCCAACGAATCGCCATGTCTTAACGAATAGAAGTGATGGGAAAGTTTTGAGAATTGTGCGCAAGAAAAGGGATGAAAATGGCATCATTCAAAGACAGACAGTTGTGATCAGAGATCCTCGTGTGATCAAAGGTTACTTGAGAAGTaaagagaagagaagagaagcCAACTTGGACGTTGAAAAActacttgatgaagaaagcacAGCGGTCAATAACGTCGAGGATATTGAGatgcaaaagaagctgCTACAAAGTGAATTGGCAAGTTTGGaaaaatctcaacaaagaaggGCTGCTCGTCAAGTTACAAAAAGTAAATCTGACGGCAAGGTTGCCAAGAGCAAGAAcacaacaagaagatgtgCCAGATGCGGACAGGTTGGCCACATAAGGACTAAGAAATCCTGTCCGATGTACGATGGTACTCTCGGTTCAAGTCAAGGAAATAATATTGGGGAGGATGGCACGCCAGCTGCACCAGAGGTTCCGATAGCATCACCGCAGGAAACAAGCCAGTGATTATCCAGACATTAAAAGCATATTTAAATGTATATAACTAAGTGAGATGATTTAAAAGTGATAAATTTGTGTATCAGCGCACATCTCCTTAACTAAACTGTAATCCTTGTCATAACCAGCATACGCAATGTAGCCTGGTAGGCCTTTATTCTCATGGATTGGATAATGCACTGGTGGGACCTCCAAATTCTCCTTTATACAGAAGGATAAATGTTCATTGTTTGGTTCGAAATCCCTAGAGATTCTCTTAACAATAGTCTTGAACTCGCCTCTCTTATCACAGCTAGGACCCCCACGAGATGAGAGCATAATCACTGAGCTCTCTGGTGTACCAATCTTTTCGACGACCGGTGTGCAATGGAACCATTCGTAATTGATCCTAGTACCGTACTTGAAATATTCAACGGCCGCTATAATTGACAAACATATAACGGTACATATAAACAGATTATTGATTTGAGCTTTACGTCTGGCCATTGTGAGAGTATATGAGCTTAATTGTCTGCTTATATTGATGGATCAGAGAGTTCTTCCAAATGAGCCCATCTCAAGAATGGTTCGGAATAAAACAATTTTCGATTAGGCGCTATACGAACGAAGTATCATAAAACATGAAAATATTCATATAGCTGTTAAATTTTATATACTGTCCTATATAGTCGGCTAGATTGTGAAGTTACCGTGAATCCACTCGTTAAGCATACTCAAAGCATTTTCAGGAACGTCGTAGGGCACCATATGGCCACCACCGTAAACTCTCAAGTAAGTTAGCTGTTCAAAGCTCTTCACTTCACCACTCTTTTCGTTTGTTAGATTAGCAACCCAGTGACGAACTGGTTGTTTAGCAAACTCGTCAGCGGATTTCCATGGTAAAACGTCGGTCCAGAGCTTGTTACCCAACCAGTTGCAGATAAAGTCCTTGTCACCGGCGTAGATTAAGACGGGGATGTCTTGGTTCAATAGTTCTGAGACGGCCTTGTGGTATGGTTTCATCCAGTCACCGGCAAATAAGAAGTTTCTGTTGATATCGAAATTGCAGGACTCGTACTTGTCGACTTCGGCACCAACAGCTTCCTTGACGTAATCCAGATTCAAGTAGTCGTCAATGAATTGCATGTCCTTGTAACATAGTTGACCTTCGCACTCCTTTCTGATATCATAAACGTTTTTACCCGTGCGAGAGTATGGGTTGATCTGGGCGTTGT of the Torulaspora delbrueckii CBS 1146 chromosome 7, complete genome genome contains:
- the RTT102 gene encoding Rtt102p (similar to Saccharomyces cerevisiae RTT102 (YGR275W); ancestral locus Anc_5.24), with protein sequence MNSLIDRANSTSYFGVAEKKCHWKYDWYATTSPETSSGSHTHANADSSRGNEDGKHSLRFKTWLRSDMPVFGGWPDIEKSDLFDLSKYTTNANSSSTKAKNGHTINTGAVGDSMTEEDIRGAVGNSESMITLSSSAANANAAQPDSTASADTKEEPKVQAEHVMNANNEDEKPQAADVEGDVNME
- the LIP1 gene encoding sphingosine N-acyltransferase subunit LIP1 (similar to Saccharomyces cerevisiae LIP1 (YMR298W); ancestral locus Anc_5.26), translating into MARRKAQINNLFICTVICLSIIAAVEYFKYGTRINYEWFHCTPVVEKIGTPESSVIMLSSRGGPSCDKRGEFKTIVKRISRDFEPNNEHLSFCIKENLEVPPVHYPIHENKGLPGYIAYAGYDKDYSLVKEMCADTQIYHF
- the TAF1 gene encoding histone acetyltransferase (similar to Saccharomyces cerevisiae TAF1 (YGR274C); ancestral locus Anc_5.25), whose protein sequence is MSATQKGKKQKGEDLSNEDDAYGAIFEGEFGTLEIGNYIGQGEETETKHLPDAIDFEDEDELADEELPDEEISRPGRSITTGLEDGGLAMSGNTGHDHVNDFMGRDMPGADYDGGNNALFMGMESGQGVYMERNHSFGAYNAAETQQQQQQQEKLQIEQQKLRQQQRLLKEAERKAKEDKSLLRSYFPDFKKGKVLKWNRLLYRRAGKYAWAFENSTTRKNLDPLIPLDLNLRVQPDQKRLFNTKDNVWKSSSSLVPSNSNRRQRRGIVTVTLDEIYPEVHHEEKKDHHTHEISEELLIATDDWDQERIINEGAVSTKNQANLTQYPLKEDDQDWDWDEDDLVDAKLNDNRARLDMNDEQLLLIKETTTRKSESAKANLLPLNEKGLVQKFNISNDVEYNVLRRNHQTKVRATISNLNIDHSQPAIRLQSPYYKVNMPKRDLRHFHRPNFGKSIRPGTNIVFSKLKVRKRKRDKGKEVKESFSSTQDLTVGDTAPVFLLEYTEQTPIVLSKFGMANKLINYYRKMNEQDASRPKLPVGETHVLGVQDKSPFWNFGFVEPGHIVPTLYNNMVRAPVFKHDVSGTDFLLVRSSGNGVSNRFYLRPINHLFAVGQTFPVEEVPGPNSRKVTSMRTTRLRMVVYRILNRTPSQAISIEPIARHFPDQDYGQNRQKIKEFMKYQREGSDKGLWKLKDGEPLLDNENAKKLISPEQVSEVESMNQGLQFQEDSEFFNFDEKLLKLEENLLPWNATKNFVNATQMRAMIQIHGAGDPTGCGEGFSFLKTSMKGGFLKSGNENAKDKSSGGHSYNVAEQQRAYEEEISKTWYTHAKSLSITNPFEEIEDPDEINPTNRHVLTNRSDGKVLRIVRKKRDENGIIQRQTVVIRDPRVIKGYLRSKEKRREANLDVEKLLDEESTAVNNVEDIEMQKKLLQSELASLEKSQQRRAARQVTKSKSDGKVAKSKNTTRRCARCGQVGHIRTKKSCPMYDGTLGSSQGNNIGEDGTPAAPEVPIASPQETSQ